From Moraxella sp. K1664, one genomic window encodes:
- a CDS encoding IS3 family transposase, translating into MQELRHKHKLADLLAVSNLPRSVFYYHIRQSTKPDKDLDLKEHINHIYHQHKGRYGYRRITSELNNQLAQKGMVINHKRVQRLMAKLGLKALVRRQRKFNTYKGTMGKDTIQDNILKRDFKADKPNQKWATDITEFKVQDKANDGSVIQRKLYLSPIIDLFNGEIVSYTMKDRPTYELVKEMLNDALSKLSQEKMDDKPIIHSDQGWHYQMHQYQQTLKEQGLTQSMSRKGNCLDNAVIESFFGTLKQEIFYETTTFTSTDELKQVIDEYIHYYNHDRIKSKLKGLSPVKYRNLVQLGLIQPLATT; encoded by the coding sequence ATCCAAGAATTAAGGCATAAGCACAAACTTGCTGACTTATTGGCAGTGTCAAACTTGCCAAGAAGTGTGTTTTATTACCACATTCGTCAAAGTACAAAGCCTGACAAAGACCTTGACTTAAAAGAACACATTAACCACATCTACCACCAACACAAGGGCAGGTATGGTTATCGTAGAATCACATCAGAGCTTAACAATCAGCTTGCCCAAAAAGGCATGGTTATTAATCATAAACGAGTGCAACGACTGATGGCTAAACTTGGACTCAAAGCATTGGTTCGTCGTCAACGTAAGTTTAATACTTACAAAGGCACAATGGGCAAAGATACCATTCAGGACAATATACTCAAAAGAGACTTTAAAGCAGACAAACCCAATCAAAAGTGGGCAACAGACATCACCGAGTTTAAAGTACAAGACAAGGCAAATGATGGCAGTGTCATTCAAAGAAAACTCTACCTATCGCCCATCATCGACTTGTTTAATGGTGAGATTGTCAGTTATACGATGAAGGACAGACCAACGTATGAGTTGGTCAAAGAGATGTTAAATGATGCCCTATCCAAGCTAAGCCAAGAAAAGATGGATGACAAACCCATCATTCATTCAGACCAAGGCTGGCACTATCAAATGCACCAGTATCAACAAACCCTAAAAGAACAAGGCTTAACCCAAAGCATGTCAAGAAAAGGCAATTGTTTGGATAATGCTGTGATAGAGAGCTTCTTTGGTACGCTAAAACAAGAGATATTTTATGAGACAACCACATTTACATCAACAGATGAACTTAAACAAGTGATTGATGAGTACATACACTACTACAATCATGATAGAATAAAGAGCAAATTAAAAGGACTAAGTCCTGTTAAGTACAGAAACTTAGTCCAATTAGGGTTAATACAACCACTTGCAACAACCTAA
- a CDS encoding YfhL family 4Fe-4S dicluster ferredoxin has translation MALKITTDCINCDICEPECPNDAISYDQKGQKTYVINPDLCTECVGFYDEPTCDKVCPIDCIIKDDKRPETPEDLMAKYKRIWGR, from the coding sequence ATGGCACTAAAAATCACCACCGACTGTATCAACTGCGACATCTGCGAGCCTGAATGCCCAAACGATGCAATCAGCTACGACCAAAAAGGGCAAAAAACCTACGTCATCAACCCCGACCTATGCACCGAGTGCGTGGGTTTTTATGATGAGCCAACCTGTGATAAGGTCTGCCCGATTGACTGTATCATCAAGGACGATAAACGACCCGAAACCCCTGAGGATTTGATGGCAAAATATAAGCGGATTTGGGGGAGATGA
- a CDS encoding DUF4298 domain-containing protein has product MQQKISHYQALYREWLALQADNDKLMANLHRQNAITDELSAFYFNHHGQSDWQRYYEALENGADVDLTTDGEYSVMSQDTLWDMFCDERAFYERLSKFAQNRLHDLNNK; this is encoded by the coding sequence ATGCAACAAAAAATCTCCCACTACCAAGCCCTATACCGTGAATGGCTCGCCCTACAAGCCGATAATGACAAACTTATGGCAAACCTGCACCGCCAAAACGCCATTACGGACGAACTGTCCGCCTTTTATTTTAATCATCATGGACAATCCGACTGGCAACGCTATTATGAAGCCTTAGAAAATGGGGCGGACGTGGATTTGACCACAGACGGCGAGTATAGCGTGATGAGCCAAGATACGCTTTGGGATATGTTTTGTGATGAGCGGGCATTTTATGAACGACTTTCTAAGTTTGCTCAAAATAGGCTTCACGACTTAAATAACAAATAA
- a CDS encoding YihY family inner membrane protein: MTQLLNKLPFAHHSWFMYIRLLVRHFLDDNCTQKAASLTYTTLLSLVPILTVMLVVFSSVPALEDVRGQVQQAIYSNLMPSSGATISQHMDNFAEKSSNLGIVGVAGVFVTTILTLITIETAFNQIWRVSERTGGMASIVRYWTMITVAPIILGVAFGASSAISGLSFLNQQVAGYGIDWGIWAKIISFLFTVGGFIAMYWFIPKVRVPLKNAAIAGVVVAILFETLKMVFGTVMANFTSYEAIYGAFAAIPVFLMWLYLSWNLILLGVEISYTLTIFDSKEVAVRHPLLSLLDMLNLIYKKYQVGETASEAELRGVLGRKETPKWNLYIDELVTNELITRTENDEYILRTDLNTVSLWQFYKTMPYPLPIKSEMNDFTMADYDPWYVELYRHLESIEKLAKDELDMPLAELFKTAPLRAKESVVRMTAQTANSNSDADGFNADAKKVVDEHGNSVVVPIGEASFTESNITKAVRLAKKGWHWYGRGKKVVKDVKKGVES, translated from the coding sequence ATGACTCAACTTCTTAACAAACTGCCCTTTGCTCATCATTCTTGGTTTATGTACATTCGCTTGCTGGTACGTCACTTTTTGGACGATAACTGCACCCAAAAAGCCGCCAGCTTGACCTATACCACACTGTTATCGCTTGTGCCGATTTTGACGGTCATGCTCGTGGTGTTTTCAAGTGTGCCTGCCTTAGAAGATGTGCGTGGGCAGGTGCAACAAGCCATTTATAGCAATCTTATGCCATCATCAGGGGCGACGATTTCTCAGCACATGGATAATTTTGCCGAAAAATCGAGCAATCTGGGGATTGTCGGTGTGGCGGGGGTTTTTGTGACAACCATCTTGACGCTCATCACCATTGAGACGGCGTTTAACCAAATTTGGCGAGTATCAGAACGCACAGGGGGCATGGCAAGTATTGTCCGCTATTGGACAATGATTACGGTCGCTCCCATTATCTTGGGGGTGGCATTTGGTGCGTCCAGTGCCATCTCGGGGCTGTCGTTTTTAAATCAGCAAGTGGCAGGCTATGGCATTGATTGGGGGATATGGGCAAAAATCATCTCGTTTTTGTTCACGGTCGGTGGCTTTATTGCCATGTATTGGTTTATCCCCAAAGTCAGAGTTCCCCTAAAAAACGCCGCCATCGCAGGCGTGGTCGTGGCGATACTCTTTGAGACCTTAAAGATGGTCTTTGGGACGGTCATGGCGAATTTTACCAGTTATGAAGCCATCTATGGGGCGTTCGCTGCCATCCCTGTGTTTTTGATGTGGCTATATCTGTCGTGGAACTTGATATTGCTCGGGGTGGAGATTAGCTACACCTTAACCATCTTTGACAGCAAGGAAGTGGCGGTACGTCATCCATTGCTAAGCCTGCTTGACATGCTTAATTTGATTTATAAAAAATATCAAGTGGGTGAGACGGCAAGCGAAGCCGAGCTACGGGGGGTGCTGGGACGTAAAGAGACACCAAAATGGAATCTGTACATCGATGAGCTGGTAACCAATGAGCTGATTACACGTACTGAAAATGATGAATATATCCTGCGTACGGATTTAAATACCGTAAGTTTATGGCAGTTTTATAAAACCATGCCTTATCCTTTGCCCATCAAAAGTGAGATGAATGATTTTACGATGGCGGACTATGACCCGTGGTATGTGGAGTTGTATCGCCACCTAGAAAGTATAGAAAAGTTGGCAAAAGATGAGCTAGACATGCCACTGGCAGAGCTGTTTAAAACTGCCCCACTGCGAGCCAAAGAGTCTGTGGTGCGAATGACTGCACAGACTGCCAATAGTAACAGCGATGCCGATGGTTTTAATGCTGACGCCAAAAAAGTGGTGGATGAGCATGGCAATAGTGTGGTCGTGCCAATAGGGGAGGCAAGCTTTACTGAGAGCAACATTACCAAAGCGGTCAGACTTGCCAAAAAAGGCTGGCATTGGTATGGTCGGGGCAAAAAAGTGGTTAAGGACGTGAAAAAAGGCGTGGAGAGCTAA
- a CDS encoding low specificity L-threonine aldolase, whose product MSTNTKHSFAFASDNYSGVHPAIMDALIDVNNGHDKAYGYDSHSQALAEHIKQAFGEQAVGYPVFNGTGANVLGLSAILPRFGAVICTNHAHINNDESIAPQYVAGIKLLVIDGDDGKLDPQKIRQFIRPSEHHPQARAVYISQTTELGTCYSLDELANIRQVCDEFGLYLYIDGARLSNAAAYLGCRLADIAQFADVLSLGGTKNGMMMGECLVFLNPKLDKDILHLRKSSMQLASKMRFISAQFVAWFEQELWLSLAKHSNDMASYLYSQIKDLDGVVITQKVQSNAVFAIFPPDTVAKLHDDFHFYDWNDETGEIRLMMSFDTTKEQVDRLVGRIKAYL is encoded by the coding sequence ATGAGCACGAATACCAAACACAGCTTCGCCTTTGCATCCGACAATTACTCAGGCGTGCACCCTGCCATCATGGATGCACTGATTGATGTCAACAATGGACATGACAAGGCATACGGCTATGATAGCCATAGCCAAGCATTGGCAGAGCACATCAAGCAAGCCTTTGGCGAGCAGGCGGTTGGCTATCCTGTCTTTAATGGCACAGGGGCGAATGTTTTGGGGTTGTCGGCGATATTGCCAAGATTTGGGGCGGTCATCTGCACCAATCACGCCCACATCAACAACGATGAAAGTATCGCTCCGCAGTATGTTGCAGGGATTAAGCTGTTGGTGATTGATGGTGATGATGGCAAGCTAGACCCCCAAAAAATCCGCCAGTTCATCCGTCCATCTGAACACCATCCCCAAGCTCGTGCAGTTTATATCAGTCAAACCACCGAGCTTGGCACCTGTTATAGCCTTGATGAACTTGCCAATATCCGTCAAGTGTGTGATGAATTTGGGCTGTATCTCTACATTGATGGGGCAAGACTGTCCAATGCGGCTGCTTATTTGGGCTGTCGTTTGGCGGACATCGCCCAGTTTGCCGATGTACTGTCGCTTGGTGGCACCAAAAATGGCATGATGATGGGCGAATGTTTGGTGTTTTTAAATCCTAAGTTGGACAAAGATATTTTACATTTACGCAAATCCAGCATGCAACTGGCGTCCAAAATGCGGTTTATCTCAGCTCAATTTGTGGCATGGTTTGAACAAGAACTGTGGCTATCCCTTGCCAAGCATAGCAACGACATGGCAAGCTATTTATATAGCCAAATCAAAGACTTAGACGGTGTTGTCATCACCCAAAAAGTCCAAAGCAATGCCGTATTTGCCATATTCCCGCCTGATACGGTCGCAAAGCTACATGATGACTTTCATTTTTATGATTGGAATGATGAAACAGGCGAGATACGGCTCATGATGAGTTTTGACACCACCAAAGAGCAAGTGGATAGGCTTGTAGGAAGGATTAAGGCGTATTTATAA
- a CDS encoding GatB/YqeY domain-containing protein, producing MTLKTTLTDTIKTAMKAKNMEQVKVLRNVQAVIKQVEIDGQSELDDKDVLAILQKQIKQRQESLGIYTANGRDDLAQKEQFEIDVISAFLPEQLSDDKLIAIINETIGELGASGMKDMGRVMNAVKDKTTGQADPAVISGLVKKALTA from the coding sequence ATGACCCTAAAAACCACTCTAACCGACACCATCAAAACCGCCATGAAAGCCAAAAACATGGAGCAGGTCAAAGTTTTGCGTAACGTCCAAGCCGTCATCAAGCAAGTAGAGATTGACGGACAAAGTGAGCTTGATGACAAAGACGTATTGGCGATTTTGCAAAAGCAAATCAAACAACGCCAAGAGTCTTTGGGTATTTATACCGCCAATGGACGTGATGATTTGGCACAAAAAGAGCAGTTTGAGATTGACGTGATTTCTGCCTTTTTACCCGAGCAGTTGTCTGATGACAAACTCATCGCCATCATCAATGAGACCATTGGCGAGCTTGGTGCGTCTGGCATGAAAGACATGGGGCGTGTGATGAATGCCGTCAAAGACAAAACCACAGGGCAAGCCGACCCTGCCGTCATCTCAGGGCTTGTCAAAAAGGCACTGACCGCATGA
- a CDS encoding IS3 family transposase → MSTNKEQVLIIQELRHKHKLADLLAVSNLPRSVFYYHIRQSTKPDKDLDLKEHINHIYHQHKGRYGYRRITSELNNQLAQKGMVINHKRVQRLMAKLGLKALVRRQRKFNTYKGTMGKDTIQDNILKRDFKADKPNQKWATDITEFKVQDKANDGSVIQRKLYLSPIIDLFNGEIVSYTMKDRPTYELVKEMLNDALSKLSQEKMDDKPIIHSDQGWHYQMHQYQQTLKEQGLTQSMSRKGNCLDNAVIESFFGTLKQEIFYETTTFTSTDELKQVIDEYIHYYNHDRIKSKLKGLSPVKYRNLVQLGLIQPLATT, encoded by the coding sequence ATCAGTACAAACAAAGAACAAGTCCTGATCATCCAAGAATTAAGGCATAAGCACAAACTTGCTGACTTATTGGCAGTGTCAAACTTGCCAAGAAGTGTGTTTTATTACCACATTCGTCAAAGTACAAAGCCTGACAAAGACCTTGACTTAAAAGAACACATTAACCACATCTACCACCAACACAAGGGCAGGTATGGTTATCGTAGAATCACATCAGAGCTTAACAATCAGCTTGCCCAAAAAGGCATGGTCATTAATCATAAACGAGTGCAACGACTGATGGCTAAACTTGGACTCAAAGCATTGGTTCGTCGTCAACGTAAGTTTAATACTTACAAAGGCACAATGGGCAAAGATACCATTCAGGACAATATACTCAAAAGAGACTTTAAAGCAGACAAACCCAATCAAAAGTGGGCAACAGACATCACCGAGTTTAAAGTACAAGACAAGGCAAATGATGGCAGTGTCATTCAAAGAAAACTCTACCTATCGCCCATCATCGACTTGTTTAATGGTGAGATTGTCAGTTATACGATGAAGGACAGACCAACGTATGAGTTGGTCAAAGAGATGTTAAATGATGCCCTATCCAAGCTAAGCCAAGAAAAGATGGATGACAAACCCATCATTCATTCAGACCAAGGCTGGCACTATCAAATGCACCAGTATCAACAAACCCTAAAAGAACAAGGCTTAACCCAAAGCATGTCAAGAAAAGGCAATTGTTTGGATAATGCTGTGATAGAGAGCTTCTTTGGTACGCTAAAACAAGAGATATTTTATGAGACAACCACATTTACATCAACAGATGAACTTAAACAAGTGATTGATGAGTACATACACTACTACAATCATGATAGAATAAAGAGCAAATTAAAAGGACTAAGTCCTGTTAAGTACAGAAACTTAGTCCAATTAGGGTTAATACAACCACTTGCAACAACCTAA
- the yihA gene encoding ribosome biogenesis GTP-binding protein YihA/YsxC — translation MTTTDYQKIIRQTAFSLSAPTLKLCPPDTGFEVAFAGRSNAGKSSAINTITHQKQLARSSKTPGRTQMINFFNVGSEHSRIVDLPGYGYAQVPEQMKIKWQKELENYLVHRESLTGLILLTDIRHPLKYFDEQMLHWAKDGELPVHVLLTKADKLKRGAQKTALLQTKKQLQALDLPFSIQLFSALNKEGLDELADVLGNWLHLGETLNLENSDVDNMDLENSNLANDKLDNSNLNNDN, via the coding sequence ATGACCACCACCGACTACCAAAAAATCATTCGCCAAACCGCCTTTTCGCTCTCTGCCCCCACATTGAAACTCTGCCCGCCTGATACAGGCTTTGAAGTGGCGTTTGCAGGGCGGTCTAACGCAGGCAAATCGTCCGCCATTAACACCATTACCCACCAAAAACAGCTCGCCCGCTCGTCCAAAACCCCTGGACGCACGCAGATGATTAACTTTTTTAATGTCGGCTCAGAGCATAGCCGTATCGTGGATTTGCCGGGGTATGGCTATGCCCAAGTGCCAGAGCAGATGAAAATCAAATGGCAAAAAGAGCTTGAAAATTACCTTGTTCATCGTGAAAGTCTGACGGGCTTAATTTTGCTTACCGACATTCGCCACCCATTAAAATATTTTGATGAACAAATGCTCCACTGGGCAAAGGACGGCGAATTGCCCGTTCATGTATTATTGACAAAAGCGGATAAATTAAAACGTGGGGCTCAAAAAACCGCCCTGCTACAAACCAAGAAACAATTGCAAGCCTTAGATTTGCCATTTTCCATTCAGCTGTTTTCGGCATTAAATAAAGAAGGGCTTGATGAATTGGCGGACGTATTGGGAAATTGGTTGCATTTGGGTGAAACTTTAAATTTAGAAAATTCAGATGTGGATAATATGGATTTAGAAAATTCAAATTTGGCAAATGATAAATTGGATAATTCAAATTTAAATAATGACAATTAA
- the rsmI gene encoding 16S rRNA (cytidine(1402)-2'-O)-methyltransferase, protein MTGILYIVATPIGNLNDMTARAIDTLKSVDVIACEDTRTSSKLLSFFNISTPTTAYHEHNADTQTARLVERLQGGQSVALISDAGTPLISDPGYRLVKACHDEHITVVPIVGACAVIGALSVAGLPSDKFSFVGFLPAKQHGRIEALKVYQAHTETLIFYEAPHRITDCLSDMADVFGGEREATLCREISKTFETIKKLPLIDLLEFVKNDPNQQRGEIVLVVAGNTQKEQKADYDDWLLAIAKELPPKKASAIVADVLGIKKSVVYDRLLELQKT, encoded by the coding sequence ATGACAGGCATTTTATATATTGTTGCCACTCCCATTGGCAATCTCAACGACATGACAGCACGGGCGATTGACACCCTAAAATCCGTGGATGTAATCGCCTGCGAAGACACTCGCACAAGTTCTAAATTATTAAGTTTTTTTAATATATCCACGCCCACCACTGCCTATCATGAACACAATGCCGACACGCAGACGGCACGCCTTGTCGAGCGATTGCAAGGCGGTCAATCAGTCGCTCTCATCTCGGACGCTGGCACACCGCTCATCTCCGACCCTGGTTATCGGCTGGTGAAGGCGTGCCATGATGAGCATATCACCGTTGTGCCGATTGTCGGGGCGTGTGCGGTCATCGGGGCGTTGTCTGTGGCGGGATTGCCGTCTGACAAGTTTAGTTTTGTGGGGTTTTTGCCTGCCAAACAACATGGGCGGATAGAAGCCTTAAAGGTGTATCAAGCCCATACTGAAACGCTGATTTTTTATGAAGCACCGCACCGCATTACAGACTGCCTATCCGACATGGCGGACGTGTTTGGTGGTGAGCGAGAAGCCACACTGTGCCGTGAGATTAGCAAAACCTTTGAGACAATCAAAAAATTACCGCTTATTGATTTATTAGAATTTGTAAAAAATGACCCCAACCAACAGCGTGGCGAGATTGTGCTGGTTGTGGCAGGCAATACCCAAAAAGAACAAAAGGCGGATTATGATGACTGGCTACTTGCCATCGCCAAAGAATTACCGCCAAAAAAAGCAAGTGCAATCGTGGCGGATGTATTGGGTATTAAAAAAAGCGTGGTTTATGATAGGCTCTTGGAATTACAAAAAACCTAA
- a CDS encoding type II toxin-antitoxin system RelE/ParE family toxin, with the protein MYIVETTDEFECWFDEQPLQVQMRLLEAFKLLEQYGHRLARPYADTLYGSKFSNMKELRIQIGGDPYRAFYAFDPLRQAIVLCAGNKVGNEKQFYKQMIPLADELYQQHLDKLTKQESPNGNA; encoded by the coding sequence ATGTATATTGTAGAAACGACTGATGAATTTGAATGCTGGTTTGATGAACAGCCCTTGCAGGTTCAAATGCGATTATTGGAAGCCTTTAAGTTATTAGAGCAATACGGACACCGATTGGCTCGCCCTTATGCCGATACCTTATATGGCTCAAAATTTAGCAATATGAAAGAATTGCGTATCCAAATTGGGGGCGACCCTTATCGTGCCTTTTATGCGTTTGACCCCTTACGTCAAGCAATTGTGCTATGTGCAGGTAACAAAGTGGGTAATGAAAAGCAATTTTATAAACAAATGATACCGCTTGCTGATGAGCTTTACCAACAGCATTTGGATAAATTAACAAAACAGGAGAGTCCAAATGGCAACGCTTGA
- a CDS encoding M48 family metalloprotease — translation MITYKKYLPLLIGLSLTPTAFAHDTPPENITRTSLIYDRHAEQLGYHGTSMGQFGTSVHDRPRSQPLAPNIVTGTRFNEQYINRQIALWSLRQINSSMPLIDDAWSNQVINDMTAQMNALVRTQSLIATPIINDSSINAFAVPGGVIGMNTGTILSAGGLDEVASVIAHEIAHLSQRHYEHNQENSKKLIALQIGGLLAALAASSVSGDVAAAAMIGSQTATAETAASHSREHEREADRMGQQILVQAGYDAAAMPRFFERLYKQVSLTTAKNAFVPSFIQSHPFTAERLSESMSRAKGYPVPSMVAREQQARLFDKLTWRLRYLTKQSGLDELTIHAKRSDGARLALVMYLADNARTNEALRLFANASFDPSDPLVCLTHAHVLTKMNNHAQAVTVLSSCQAIYPERRDLRLHLADAYVSTGDTAKALALLTPLTERTPHDRQAWQGIQHAYEKSRMDKNIATIHALHARSQVELWTGKYDGALQSNAQATKVAKAHHSNLLPMLEQSKAMIIQARDYKP, via the coding sequence ATGATAACTTATAAAAAATACCTACCCCTGCTCATTGGCTTATCGCTTACCCCAACCGCCTTTGCCCATGACACACCGCCCGAGAACATCACTCGCACATCGCTCATCTATGACAGACATGCCGAGCAGTTGGGATATCATGGCACCAGCATGGGGCAGTTTGGCACGTCGGTGCATGACAGACCACGCTCACAGCCCCTAGCTCCGAACATCGTCACTGGCACTCGCTTTAACGAGCAGTACATCAACCGCCAAATCGCCCTGTGGTCATTACGCCAAATCAACAGCTCCATGCCACTCATTGACGACGCATGGTCAAATCAAGTCATCAATGACATGACCGCCCAGATGAACGCCCTAGTTCGCACCCAGTCGCTCATCGCCACGCCCATCATCAATGACAGCAGTATCAACGCCTTTGCCGTGCCGGGGGGCGTCATCGGCATGAACACAGGCACGATACTGTCGGCAGGCGGGCTTGATGAAGTGGCAAGTGTCATCGCTCACGAAATCGCCCACTTATCCCAACGCCACTACGAACACAACCAAGAAAACAGCAAAAAACTCATCGCCCTACAAATCGGCGGACTACTGGCAGCCCTAGCGGCAAGCTCAGTCAGTGGCGATGTGGCGGCAGCTGCCATGATAGGTTCACAGACCGCCACCGCAGAGACGGCAGCCAGTCACAGCCGTGAGCATGAGCGAGAAGCGGACAGAATGGGTCAGCAGATTTTGGTGCAGGCAGGCTATGACGCCGCCGCCATGCCCCGCTTTTTTGAACGCCTATACAAACAAGTCTCGCTGACCACAGCCAAAAACGCCTTTGTGCCGAGCTTTATCCAGTCACACCCCTTTACCGCCGAGCGTCTGAGCGAATCGATGAGCCGTGCCAAAGGCTATCCTGTACCAAGCATGGTCGCCCGTGAACAGCAAGCCCGTCTTTTTGACAAGCTGACATGGCGACTTCGCTATCTGACCAAACAGTCGGGTCTGGACGAGCTGACCATTCACGCCAAACGCAGTGACGGGGCAAGGCTTGCTCTTGTCATGTATTTAGCGGACAACGCACGCACCAATGAAGCCCTACGCCTATTTGCCAACGCTTCTTTTGACCCGTCTGACCCACTTGTCTGCCTGACCCACGCCCATGTACTCACCAAGATGAATAACCACGCCCAAGCCGTAACGGTACTGTCATCTTGCCAAGCGATATACCCCGAACGCCGAGATTTACGCCTGCATTTGGCGGACGCTTATGTCAGCACAGGCGACACCGCCAAAGCATTGGCACTACTAACTCCCTTGACCGAGCGTACGCCCCATGACAGGCAGGCTTGGCAAGGGATACAGCACGCCTACGAAAAATCACGCATGGACAAAAACATCGCCACCATACACGCCCTACACGCCCGCTCACAGGTAGAGCTATGGACGGGTAAGTATGACGGAGCATTACAATCGAACGCCCAAGCCACCAAAGTCGCCAAAGCCCACCACTCAAACTTGCTACCCATGTTGGAGCAAAGCAAAGCGATGATAATACAAGCTAGGGACTATAAGCCGTGA
- a CDS encoding helix-turn-helix domain-containing protein yields MAKYTTDFKLSVIGYYLNHHGYKQTAKHFNLNHTTVELWVKLYQAHGIDGIKRRHTKAVYDTDFKLNAVQAIQQGKSLTQLAIELNLPQPSLLSTWLKSYQAFGIMGLIPKPKGKKAMSNKHNANKTKSTWKTKQDHEKSVDDLLDELAYLRAENDYLKKLDALIRQKEQSVQTKNKS; encoded by the coding sequence ATGGCAAAATACACAACCGACTTTAAACTGTCTGTGATTGGGTATTATCTTAATCATCATGGCTACAAACAAACCGCCAAACACTTTAATCTAAACCACACAACCGTAGAGCTATGGGTTAAACTCTATCAAGCACATGGCATTGATGGCATAAAAAGACGACACACAAAGGCTGTCTATGACACAGATTTTAAGCTTAATGCCGTTCAAGCCATACAACAGGGCAAATCGCTTACACAACTTGCCATAGAGCTTAATCTGCCACAACCTTCTTTACTGTCAACTTGGTTAAAGTCCTACCAAGCCTTTGGTATAATGGGACTAATACCCAAACCCAAAGGCAAAAAAGCAATGTCAAACAAACACAACGCTAATAAAACCAAATCAACTTGGAAAACCAAACAAGACCACGAAAAAAGTGTGGATGATTTGCTTGATGAACTTGCCTATCTTAGAGCAGAGAATGACTATCTAAAAAAGCTAGATGCCTTAATTCGTCAAAAGGAACAATCAGTACAAACAAAGAACAAGTCCTGA
- a CDS encoding c-type cytochrome, whose protein sequence is MSKLLQIAIASLALVATGVSHADVATTYQKTCATCHDSGALNAPKKGDKATWDKLKAQKGMDTLVKNTKKGMPQMPAKGLCQSCSDDEFRALIEYMAK, encoded by the coding sequence ATGTCAAAATTATTACAAATAGCCATTGCCAGCCTTGCCCTAGTCGCCACAGGTGTAAGCCATGCCGATGTCGCCACCACTTATCAAAAAACCTGTGCCACCTGCCATGATAGCGGTGCCTTAAACGCCCCCAAAAAAGGCGACAAAGCCACATGGGACAAGCTAAAAGCCCAAAAAGGCATGGACACCTTGGTCAAAAACACCAAAAAAGGCATGCCCCAAATGCCTGCCAAGGGCTTGTGCCAGTCGTGTAGCGATGATGAGTTTCGGGCATTGATTGAGTATATGGCAAAATAA
- a CDS encoding helix-turn-helix transcriptional regulator, producing MATLEQLLNKLSPEQRAEVERNAEAMILDYQLHQLREELELSQKQLAEAMGITQPTLSAIENRGAEIKLSTLKRYVETMGGKLRIDVELPTGKHVGFNI from the coding sequence ATGGCAACGCTTGAACAATTATTAAATAAATTATCGCCAGAACAACGAGCTGAAGTGGAGCGTAACGCCGAAGCGATGATTTTGGATTATCAACTTCATCAGTTGCGTGAAGAGTTGGAGCTGTCGCAAAAACAGCTTGCCGAAGCCATGGGCATTACCCAACCGACTTTATCCGCCATTGAAAATCGTGGGGCAGAGATTAAGCTGTCCACGCTAAAACGCTATGTGGAGACCATGGGCGGAAAATTACGCATTGACGTAGAATTACCAACAGGTAAGCACGTTGGGTTTAATATTTGA